TAAGACCTATTTTAACTTATTTGTCTTAAGAGATTGTATCTTTTTACTTTTGTATACGATTTTATATTTAATAATAAATTAACTAGAATTTAATATAAGCATTAGATATTTCATGCACCTAAGCAATTTTATATTCATCTGTTAAATATAATAATAGAATGAAATCAAGAAGAGGGCTATTAAGTTTAGTAGCTTTCTTTTTTTATTCTTATAAAATGTAAAAACTAATTATCATTAAAGACTTATAATTTTATATTAAATAATTTATAATTGAAAACTATTAAATATATATTATTCTGGATTTATTCACGTTTTAGGAAAGAAAAATATTGAAGAAATTTAATATACTTTTTGTCCAATAAAATTTTTTAAAATTGTTTTATCAAGTAATGAACTTATCAACTTGTAATTAGTAAATAAATTTACATCTACCTGACAAAATATTACAAAATTTTTCTTTGCATACCTTTATAATATGTATTAAAGAGCTAAATACTTTATCTAGGTTTACTTATATATAATGACTAATGACAGGAATAGTTGATAAAGCCAAGGAAGTAAGGAGGAGGTTGATTGATATACCCTATACCATGGTTACTAATTTTGATAGTAAGCATACCGGAAGCTTTTCTTGTACTTAAATTAGGATTCAAACTTTGTAATACAAATATATCAACAAAACATTCTCTAATTACATCAATTATAGTAGGAATTAGTTCATATTATATTAGAAAGACAGATATAGTTTTTGGTTTACATACTTTAATTACTATAATATTATTAACATTTTTGATATGGATATTAACAAGAATTAAATTTATTCATGCTTTAATGGCTACATTAATTGGATCTTTAATATCAGGAGTTCTGCAAAGCACAATATCTACAATCCTATTAAGTTTAACTAAAAAGACATTTAGCGATATAGTTTCAAACCCTATATTAGGGATATTTTATTTTCTACCTAGTGGTTTAATGATGATGTTTCTATATTTTTACTTAAAATATAGGAAAGTTTATGTTCTAGATTTAAAAATGTATAGTGAGGATTGATATGTTTGAATAGAGATAAAAACATCATAATAGTTCTCACATTACTTGTACAAGCCATATTTATTGTGTTTTTTAACCAATATATTTACACTTCTAATGATTTACATTATATAAAAAAAGTTTTACCTATTGGTAATATGTTCATTTTGGTTATGACTGGTTTTGTACTTTTGTCTATAAAAAAAGTAGGCGAAGAGATAAAGAAGAAAGTAGAAATAAATTTGCTTAAATCACATTTTAGTCAAGTAGAAGAATTAATAAAGATATTACAAACAAGAAGTCATGAGTATATTAGACATATTCAGACATTGCAAGCTATGCTTTACCTTGATGAAGTAGCAAGTGCTAAAGAATATATAGAAGGAATTTCAGGTAAATATCAACATATAAACCATATTGTTTATACAGGAAATCCAGCGCTTACAGCTTTGCTTAACAGCAAAATGAAAATAGCCGAAGATAAAAACATTGGATTTGACTTTGCAATAAAGTGTGATATTACTAATCTTCAAGTAAAATCCTGGGACTTATGTAGTATTTTAGGCAATTTAATAGATAATGCTTTTGAGGCTGTTTTACAAATTAATGATAATAGAAAAGTTGGAGTAGAAATAAAACATGAAAATAAACAACATGTAATATACGTTTATAACAATGGACCTAAAATTCCAAAGAAAATTAAAAACAAGTGTTTATCTTTAAGTACTATTTTATTCTTAATAGCTGGCAAATTATCATTTAGCTATATGGCAGAAAGTACATTAAAACTTTTTCTAATGTTAGTTGTTATGTTAGCATTATATTCTATATACAAATACGTACCTGCTGTAGGTGTAAGCACTAACAGTAAGTGGCTTTTCTATGAACCAGCTCATGGATAGATAGAACGAAGGAATTTAGGGACGTAGATCCTGTGAGATATGGGAGGGTAATCACCATGAGATTTGTGGAGCTCTAAAGACGGTCATAAGGAAAATACATGTATCCTTATTAAAGTGCACACCTATAATCCATAAAATTG
The genomic region above belongs to Caldisalinibacter kiritimatiensis and contains:
- a CDS encoding sensor histidine kinase; translated protein: MNRDKNIIIVLTLLVQAIFIVFFNQYIYTSNDLHYIKKVLPIGNMFILVMTGFVLLSIKKVGEEIKKKVEINLLKSHFSQVEELIKILQTRSHEYIRHIQTLQAMLYLDEVASAKEYIEGISGKYQHINHIVYTGNPALTALLNSKMKIAEDKNIGFDFAIKCDITNLQVKSWDLCSILGNLIDNAFEAVLQINDNRKVGVEIKHENKQHVIYVYNNGPKIPKKIKNKCLSLSTILFLIAGKLSFSYMAESTLKLFLMLVVMLALYSIYKYVPAVGVSTNSKWLFYEPAHG